A genomic segment from Thermostichus lividus PCC 6715 encodes:
- a CDS encoding biliverdin-producing heme oxygenase: protein MTTSLATKLREGTKKAHTMAENVGFVRCFLKGTVEKSSYRKLVASLYHVYSAMEMEMERLKDHPIVGKIYFPELNRKHSLEQDLAYYFGANWREEVTPSAATQAYVARIHEVATTAPELLVAHSYTRYLGDLSGGQILKGIAERAMNLHDGEGTAFYHFEAISDEKAFKQLYRQRLDELAVDEATADRIVDEANAAFGMNMKLFQELEGNLIKAIGQLLFNSLTRRKQRGSTELATAE from the coding sequence ATGACTACGTCTCTAGCAACGAAATTGCGCGAAGGCACCAAAAAAGCCCATACAATGGCGGAGAATGTTGGCTTTGTGCGTTGCTTCCTCAAAGGAACGGTTGAAAAAAGCTCCTACCGCAAGCTCGTTGCCAGCCTTTACCACGTGTACAGTGCCATGGAAATGGAAATGGAGCGGTTGAAAGACCACCCCATCGTGGGCAAAATTTATTTTCCCGAACTCAATCGTAAGCATAGCCTTGAGCAGGACTTGGCCTACTACTTTGGCGCCAACTGGCGTGAGGAGGTGACTCCGTCTGCGGCGACTCAAGCTTACGTGGCTCGTATTCACGAGGTTGCTACTACGGCTCCCGAACTGCTCGTGGCACATTCCTACACGCGCTACCTCGGAGACTTGTCGGGGGGGCAAATCCTTAAAGGGATTGCGGAGCGAGCCATGAACCTCCACGATGGTGAAGGCACTGCCTTTTACCACTTTGAGGCCATCAGTGATGAAAAAGCCTTTAAGCAGCTTTATCGCCAACGCTTAGATGAGCTAGCGGTGGATGAAGCGACCGCCGATCGCATCGTGGATGAAGCCAATGCTGCCTTTGGCATGAATATGAAGCTGTTCCAAGAGCTGGAAGGGAATCTGATTAAGGCGATTGGTCAATTGCTCTTCAACAGCCTCACTCGTCGCAAGCAGCGGGGCAGCACGGAACTGGCCACAGCAGAATAG
- a CDS encoding Uma2 family endonuclease yields the protein MNRSLSHTTPPHPTLPPLENGDALTRWEFEQRYAAMPQVKKAELIEGIVYMASPPGFESHAEPHANLIGWLWSYKVSTPGTRLGDNSTVRLDLDNELQPDAILLIDPRAGGQTRFSTDGYIEGAPELVIEIAASSATIDLRDKKRAYRRNGVQEYLVWQVLDRKLDWFHLQNGDYIPLQPDSAGILRSPMFPGLWLALPALLAGDMVLVLATLQQGLQTPEHHAFVQQLREQIPQDFAQRSPETPQETV from the coding sequence ATGAACCGTTCCCTTTCCCACACTACACCACCCCATCCTACCCTGCCACCGCTAGAAAATGGTGATGCCCTGACGCGCTGGGAATTTGAGCAGCGCTATGCCGCCATGCCCCAGGTCAAAAAAGCCGAACTGATTGAGGGAATTGTCTATATGGCCTCTCCCCCGGGCTTTGAATCCCATGCCGAACCCCACGCCAACCTGATTGGTTGGCTCTGGAGTTACAAGGTGTCAACTCCTGGCACTCGTTTGGGGGATAACTCTACCGTACGGCTAGATTTGGACAACGAACTCCAACCCGATGCCATCCTGTTAATTGACCCTCGTGCAGGGGGGCAAACCCGCTTCAGCACCGATGGTTATATTGAGGGGGCACCGGAACTGGTGATCGAAATTGCTGCCAGTTCGGCCACAATCGACCTGCGAGATAAGAAACGTGCCTACCGACGTAACGGCGTACAAGAGTACTTGGTGTGGCAAGTGCTTGATCGCAAGCTGGACTGGTTTCACCTCCAAAACGGTGACTATATTCCCCTGCAACCCGACTCTGCTGGTATCCTGCGTAGCCCTATGTTTCCGGGTCTTTGGCTGGCTTTACCCGCACTGCTAGCAGGTGACATGGTGCTGGTGCTGGCAACTCTGCAACAGGGGCTACAGACACCAGAGCATCATGCCTTTGTCCAGCAATTGCGGGAGCAGATTCCGCAAGATTTTGCTCAACGATCGCCCGAAACACCACAAGAAACTGTCTGA
- a CDS encoding TldD/PmbA family protein produces MTIDFSTAQQFSHQLFAALKPAEALFIEFTGESSQFIRFNRARVRQIGTVAQAMVTLRLQTHQRTASSSFPYTSDLDQAGAIAQLEALRSETLQLPEDPYLSPPVDTGSIQETYMGCLLPPEAAVEALLTPVHDLDFTGIYSGGTIVRGSFNSAGQDHWFATETFCLDYSLFTAAGKAVKNTYAGTHWDQGVYHAQIEGDRQQLSQLDRPVRSLSPGRYRTYFAPAAVAELVGMLSWGAVSEASYRQGGSALAKLRDGAASLSPLFSLHEDFTAGTVPRFNADGEIAPACVPLITQGHLHTLLISRRTAQEYGLQANGASAHEGLRSPLVLPGTLAAEDCLSALDTGLYVGNLHYLNWSDRPSGRITGMTRYACFWVERGKIVAPITDLRFDDSLYAFWGEQLDAFTNTPVWIANTDTYEQRSLGGTTVPGMLVKAFNFTL; encoded by the coding sequence ATGACGATTGATTTTTCGACGGCGCAGCAGTTTAGTCACCAGCTCTTTGCAGCTCTTAAACCTGCGGAAGCTTTGTTCATTGAGTTTACGGGGGAGTCGAGCCAATTTATCCGCTTTAATCGGGCACGGGTACGCCAAATTGGCACAGTGGCGCAAGCAATGGTGACCCTGCGGCTGCAAACCCATCAGCGGACGGCCAGCAGCTCGTTTCCCTATACTAGCGATCTCGATCAAGCGGGGGCGATCGCCCAGCTTGAGGCGCTGCGCTCAGAAACCCTACAACTGCCGGAAGACCCCTACCTCAGCCCGCCGGTAGATACTGGCTCGATTCAAGAGACCTATATGGGCTGTCTGTTGCCTCCTGAGGCGGCGGTGGAAGCGCTCCTAACGCCGGTACACGACTTAGATTTTACTGGCATTTACAGTGGCGGCACCATCGTGCGGGGGAGTTTTAATTCCGCCGGTCAGGATCACTGGTTTGCAACGGAAACCTTTTGCCTCGACTATTCGCTCTTTACGGCGGCGGGCAAGGCCGTTAAAAATACCTACGCCGGTACCCATTGGGATCAGGGGGTCTATCATGCCCAAATTGAGGGCGATCGCCAGCAGTTATCTCAACTAGACCGACCCGTGCGCTCCCTCAGTCCCGGACGTTACCGCACCTACTTTGCCCCGGCGGCGGTGGCGGAATTGGTGGGAATGCTCTCGTGGGGTGCCGTCAGTGAGGCCAGTTATCGCCAAGGGGGGAGTGCTCTTGCCAAGCTGCGGGATGGTGCTGCCTCCCTATCGCCCCTATTCAGCTTGCACGAAGACTTTACCGCAGGAACCGTTCCCCGTTTTAATGCCGATGGCGAGATTGCCCCAGCCTGTGTGCCCCTCATTACGCAGGGACACCTGCACACGCTCTTGATCAGCCGCCGCACCGCCCAAGAGTACGGCCTGCAAGCGAATGGTGCCAGTGCCCACGAAGGATTGCGATCGCCCCTAGTTTTACCGGGAACACTGGCGGCAGAGGATTGCCTCAGCGCCCTAGACACCGGCCTTTACGTGGGTAACTTGCACTACCTCAACTGGAGCGATCGCCCCAGTGGCCGCATAACCGGCATGACCCGCTACGCCTGCTTTTGGGTCGAGCGGGGGAAAATTGTTGCCCCCATTACGGATCTGCGCTTTGACGATAGCCTTTACGCCTTTTGGGGCGAGCAACTAGACGCTTTCACCAACACACCCGTCTGGATTGCCAATACCGATACCTACGAGCAGCGATCGCTGGGCGGCACCACAGTCCCCGGAATGTTAGTAAAAGCTTTTAACTTCACCCTTTAG
- a CDS encoding prepilin-type N-terminal cleavage/methylation domain-containing protein, whose amino-acid sequence MTQVPNMMAVRRRYSGFTLIETLVIVVLVALIASLAGVSWFSLLSEQRMRSGVNEVISAMRLAQAGARRENLRWTVAFRTQGNRVQWSVNRATTPVAQWQWQNLLENDADKLQIVAAQTTLPLDGGIYRLTYEFNGRVAITNTPPQQITLQPVGSAAANSQRCVQVVTLLGTIRSRKGSECVIALIPNPSP is encoded by the coding sequence ATGACTCAGGTGCCTAACATGATGGCAGTGCGGCGGCGCTACAGTGGCTTTACCCTTATTGAAACTCTAGTTATTGTGGTGCTTGTGGCGCTGATTGCCAGCTTGGCCGGGGTGTCGTGGTTCTCGTTGTTAAGCGAGCAACGGATGCGATCGGGGGTCAATGAAGTCATTTCCGCGATGCGGCTCGCGCAAGCCGGAGCGCGGCGGGAAAACCTCCGCTGGACGGTGGCCTTTCGCACCCAGGGTAACCGGGTGCAGTGGTCTGTGAATCGCGCCACGACCCCTGTTGCCCAGTGGCAGTGGCAAAACCTGCTCGAGAATGATGCGGATAAATTGCAGATTGTTGCTGCGCAAACAACCTTGCCCTTAGATGGGGGAATCTATCGCCTGACCTACGAGTTTAATGGTCGTGTGGCCATTACCAATACGCCACCGCAACAAATTACCTTGCAGCCAGTGGGGAGTGCTGCCGCCAATAGTCAACGCTGTGTGCAGGTGGTCACGCTGCTGGGCACGATTCGATCGCGCAAGGGTAGCGAGTGCGTAATTGCCCTCATCCCCAACCCTTCTCCCTAG
- a CDS encoding prepilin-type N-terminal cleavage/methylation domain-containing protein translates to MKLRHWRRATQGFTLIELLVSFLIGSVITVSLGAILIDMIETESREASLNEVRQELQSAMNFIMADLSQATFVYDGNCLQGAGLCASANGSSRTPITNYLPNFGANIRPILAMWILEPLPYDNNPAFVLPTSCPASNQQCLRIQNARRAYTLVVYYLDTTADSQWQGVARLRRYQLRQYATINGTTITQTPGYVDPTVNTNFVAWPLDLNTNANLQASSPSNDLANAPVVADFIDGNWTDVASTPIACQGAVSSPNINAYVRTPLLSTSPPNSFYACVQSRGSNFNTATFVYLRANPRGKPAIRTQDEAVRPVLTTTVLSRGVYQKVPGN, encoded by the coding sequence ATGAAACTGCGGCATTGGCGGCGGGCAACCCAAGGATTTACCCTAATTGAGCTATTGGTATCGTTCCTGATTGGCTCAGTGATCACGGTCTCTCTGGGCGCCATTTTAATTGACATGATTGAAACCGAATCTCGGGAAGCCTCCCTGAACGAGGTGCGGCAAGAACTTCAATCCGCCATGAACTTTATTATGGCAGATTTGTCCCAAGCCACCTTTGTCTATGATGGCAACTGCTTACAGGGTGCTGGCCTGTGCGCTAGCGCTAATGGCAGTAGCCGCACCCCCATTACCAATTATTTACCTAACTTTGGCGCCAATATCCGCCCCATTTTAGCCATGTGGATTTTAGAGCCGTTGCCCTACGATAATAACCCTGCCTTTGTGCTGCCCACCAGTTGCCCAGCCAGTAATCAACAGTGCCTGCGAATTCAAAATGCCCGCCGGGCTTACACGCTGGTGGTTTACTACCTCGATACAACCGCAGATAGCCAATGGCAGGGTGTTGCTCGGCTACGGCGCTATCAATTACGCCAGTATGCCACCATCAACGGCACCACAATTACCCAAACCCCCGGCTATGTGGATCCAACGGTGAATACAAACTTTGTGGCATGGCCGTTAGATTTAAATACCAATGCGAACTTGCAAGCATCCAGCCCCAGTAATGATCTAGCCAACGCACCGGTCGTTGCCGATTTTATTGATGGCAACTGGACCGATGTTGCCAGCACCCCGATTGCCTGCCAAGGGGCTGTGAGTAGTCCCAATATCAATGCCTATGTGCGCACTCCCCTGCTGAGCACCTCACCCCCGAACAGCTTTTATGCCTGTGTTCAGAGTCGTGGCTCGAACTTCAACACCGCCACCTTTGTGTATCTGCGCGCCAATCCTCGGGGTAAGCCTGCCATTCGTACCCAAGATGAAGCGGTACGGCCGGTCTTAACCACCACAGTGCTCAGTCGTGGCGTATATCAAAAAGTGCCCGGTAACTAA
- the hpsA gene encoding hormogonium polysaccharide biosynthesis protein HpsA translates to MTQQHRRFGLSKRQYRKLIRSIRHLFYQLRLWLQRRLSPVLRQRRGRPARFGRAGFVLPTAIIVILVLTLTVGALMLRTLNRTSQVSGERQDIQVLNAATPAIDRAKAKLEYLFTREPRRPSGVPGEARLQELMLNEGANPDPYTLADEQRIDINGDGAVDNAWVFQPTPNSIVAYSILMTRPNDTQINQSDAAKAAALVTRNRALNISEAGGQCASVGGTAAGSAEAGWDSIGTASLRKNFQVNAFVYENRNGGQALATLDFVQERELDRGNKWGAWFRNDLEIFPGPPFRWNGAIHTEGSIFVGGGNNFTAYLVSSPNSCIYTRAASEITAAQVPDIYDMDRDGNTTEPVFQGQFIAGTLRDNNTNGITTVHSYREPPASPYTTGDSDPPGQNTQFRASRDSVVDSVSQPAQLALNPVLIVTQDRSRSRATDTSNASFRASNWNQQFYGPADSGGTGRFSNQQVSKPYVDDTYRADDRYGPKPVYANVTRDALENDPAVAAEFADRVVPPGTLIGSQIPSTNQLLLRNTVPASAEVDRRTEVGLDGYWERRARQEGLRVIVGERLELGKPLDPPAGNTADNNRRNEFYQHRTLRDDLAAVQATAIYHYKAAGTTINSSIPDPFVQPYPGQDTGGYQPVACLATTHHHGTPQAALRSIMFNQYAGVTLPAGFRFFDFFTGRGTNGWEFSPPPNTPAMQQALANLVAYAADTSQNGTGMLGAFPARQEAGQIHPDPVRTRAGNFSNLARALDPTYGNNSLADQSTKQTAACMLGMLAHSVNTLTSLSYDSLDETELDNLNKAIQNLDQFQQPSPLPPSLYDNGEVIPFGKSPTPTSAVQVYRQGSPDYKNRPLSYRGGYLDANAYISALIKDWSARPLQETNDDVNARLARLIALKEQVEYDLNRNTPERYKCRIPTEYRYLRDAFCLEQLGQPGQPGRRGFVIGQQFPMPKVDDPPVTVQIEDAPSYNFHVRDSDRGSDVYIAGVGRMKLIDFHTDNDTGKLQWVELQNAYPPEQGGPFLGAQILAGASASIMTEPLQTGKLIAAVTLPDSGSTVFDVNITGLSLNRGDILEIRSGSTFAGRFVVTKNSPTVTLRYLGDSSISSIPINSVVVHLGNRNPDEPSKLKPILGTFNTAIKYPALAKIFDGVAPADIKADPRDNTGEFLIPNEAATGVTINSQRFPNRLNQIIDFAGNARNVAFLDNTLFNGREEMAVREMDFDLDLLRRTPIGGDTWLPMGGIVYAFREDAVREDGIARPAVSGQNWMNTNPAAPHDPTLAANGISTKPVDFFPDPMRRPNGFRLWNGVRLDRQGISADRNIAGLSFISDNPVYIQGHFNWHSTNGSTSEANRIEEFTQKLPNDFGPTDFYNNRTTLDSRFARPASDTWRPTEIIGDAVTILSNNFCNGSANDYFAQAYNDNIRGYGNSSPENVATNYTQETANNARVNNPANTPIYTTCATSANLRTSFLNANRPSADLPENSVWLRESPFDPSSPIFVDRNGTPWAVNHTNGARVDRTYNAYYDFTNGRSLISPADTRVNAVLISGVVPSRPTQSYGGMHNFPRFLEAWGNLWIQGAFIQLNFSTQATGPFDQDQWEVPATDACRDVNTAFNCAANTAERINYYGAPARRWGYDVGLQLAPAGPVASRFITPARQRSEYYTELPADDPYILRLRCAQRPGGGGRVDPSVTGCPA, encoded by the coding sequence ATGACTCAGCAGCACCGACGCTTTGGCCTCTCTAAACGGCAGTATCGCAAACTGATTCGCAGCATTCGCCATCTTTTCTATCAACTGCGGCTGTGGTTACAGCGTCGCCTTTCGCCAGTGCTGCGACAACGCCGAGGGCGACCCGCGCGCTTTGGCCGGGCAGGTTTTGTGTTGCCCACCGCCATCATCGTTATCTTGGTGCTGACCCTAACGGTGGGTGCCCTGATGCTGCGCACCCTGAATCGCACCAGCCAAGTGTCCGGCGAACGTCAAGATATTCAAGTCCTCAACGCCGCCACCCCGGCCATTGACCGTGCCAAAGCCAAACTGGAATACCTCTTTACCCGCGAACCCCGCCGTCCCAGTGGGGTACCCGGCGAGGCGCGGCTACAGGAACTCATGCTCAACGAGGGCGCAAACCCTGACCCCTACACCCTTGCCGACGAACAGCGAATTGACATCAATGGCGATGGCGCGGTGGATAACGCGTGGGTCTTTCAGCCTACCCCCAACTCCATTGTCGCCTACTCCATTTTGATGACCCGCCCCAACGATACCCAAATCAACCAAAGCGATGCTGCCAAAGCCGCCGCCTTAGTCACCCGTAACCGCGCTCTGAATATTTCTGAAGCGGGTGGTCAGTGTGCAAGTGTGGGTGGCACCGCCGCTGGCAGCGCAGAAGCAGGGTGGGATAGTATTGGCACCGCTAGTTTGCGCAAGAACTTTCAGGTCAACGCCTTTGTCTATGAAAACCGCAATGGCGGTCAAGCCCTTGCCACCCTTGATTTTGTGCAAGAGCGCGAGTTAGATCGCGGCAATAAGTGGGGGGCATGGTTCCGCAATGACCTTGAAATTTTTCCAGGGCCGCCCTTCCGCTGGAATGGTGCCATACACACAGAGGGGAGTATTTTTGTGGGTGGCGGCAACAACTTCACCGCCTATCTTGTCAGCTCCCCCAACTCCTGCATCTATACCCGTGCCGCCTCAGAAATTACCGCCGCCCAGGTTCCGGATATTTACGACATGGATCGCGATGGCAATACCACAGAACCCGTGTTCCAAGGACAGTTTATTGCCGGTACCCTGCGGGACAATAACACCAACGGCATCACCACGGTGCACTCCTACCGCGAGCCACCAGCCAGCCCCTACACCACTGGTGATAGCGACCCCCCCGGCCAAAATACGCAGTTTCGAGCCAGCCGTGACTCTGTTGTCGATTCCGTTAGCCAACCGGCCCAACTCGCCCTGAATCCGGTGCTGATTGTAACTCAAGATCGCAGTCGTTCGCGTGCGACAGACACCAGTAACGCCAGTTTTCGGGCGAGCAACTGGAACCAGCAGTTTTATGGTCCAGCAGACAGCGGCGGCACAGGGCGTTTCTCCAACCAGCAGGTCTCAAAGCCCTACGTGGATGATACCTACCGCGCCGACGATCGCTACGGGCCTAAACCGGTCTATGCCAACGTCACTCGCGATGCCCTTGAGAATGATCCTGCCGTAGCCGCAGAATTTGCCGATCGCGTCGTGCCGCCCGGCACCCTAATTGGCAGCCAAATTCCCAGCACTAACCAACTCCTGCTGCGCAATACCGTCCCCGCCTCTGCCGAGGTCGATCGCCGCACCGAAGTCGGCCTCGATGGTTACTGGGAGCGCCGCGCCCGCCAAGAAGGGCTACGGGTGATTGTGGGTGAACGTCTTGAACTCGGTAAACCCCTCGACCCGCCCGCAGGCAACACTGCCGACAACAACCGCCGCAACGAGTTTTACCAGCATCGCACCCTGCGCGATGACCTCGCCGCCGTGCAAGCCACCGCCATTTACCACTACAAAGCGGCGGGCACCACTATTAACTCCAGCATTCCCGATCCCTTTGTGCAGCCCTATCCTGGCCAAGATACCGGCGGTTACCAACCCGTTGCCTGCCTCGCCACCACCCACCACCACGGTACCCCCCAAGCAGCGCTGCGCAGCATTATGTTTAACCAGTACGCTGGGGTAACCCTGCCTGCTGGGTTTCGGTTCTTTGACTTCTTTACTGGCCGCGGCACCAACGGCTGGGAGTTTAGTCCCCCTCCGAACACCCCCGCGATGCAGCAGGCACTGGCCAACTTAGTGGCCTATGCCGCTGACACAAGCCAAAATGGCACCGGCATGCTGGGTGCCTTTCCAGCGCGTCAAGAAGCAGGCCAAATTCACCCCGACCCTGTGCGTACCCGTGCCGGTAACTTTTCTAACCTTGCCCGTGCCCTCGACCCCACCTACGGCAACAATAGCTTGGCCGACCAAAGCACCAAGCAAACAGCGGCCTGTATGCTAGGGATGCTCGCCCACAGTGTTAATACTCTGACAAGTCTTAGCTATGATAGCCTCGATGAAACGGAGCTTGACAACCTCAACAAAGCGATCCAGAACTTAGATCAGTTTCAGCAGCCGTCACCGCTGCCGCCATCCCTCTATGACAACGGGGAAGTCATTCCCTTCGGCAAGAGCCCCACCCCCACCAGTGCTGTGCAAGTCTATCGCCAAGGGTCTCCCGACTACAAGAATCGCCCCCTCTCCTATCGTGGCGGCTATCTGGATGCCAATGCCTACATCAGCGCCCTCATTAAGGACTGGTCAGCGCGCCCACTCCAAGAAACTAATGACGATGTCAATGCGCGGCTGGCACGCCTCATTGCCCTCAAAGAGCAAGTCGAGTATGACCTCAACCGCAACACCCCAGAGCGCTACAAGTGCCGTATTCCTACGGAATACCGCTACTTACGGGATGCCTTTTGTTTAGAGCAGCTAGGGCAGCCAGGGCAGCCAGGGCGGCGCGGCTTCGTCATTGGCCAGCAGTTTCCGATGCCCAAGGTTGACGACCCCCCGGTCACCGTTCAGATTGAAGATGCCCCCAGCTATAACTTTCATGTGCGCGATAGCGATCGTGGGAGCGATGTCTATATTGCTGGCGTAGGTCGTATGAAGTTAATAGACTTTCACACTGATAATGACACGGGCAAATTGCAGTGGGTAGAATTGCAAAACGCCTATCCGCCTGAACAGGGGGGTCCCTTCCTTGGTGCTCAGATTCTGGCAGGTGCCTCCGCCTCGATCATGACCGAGCCATTACAAACTGGAAAGCTCATTGCCGCTGTGACCTTGCCCGATTCAGGCTCTACAGTTTTCGATGTGAACATAACAGGCCTCTCTTTGAACCGTGGCGATATTCTTGAAATCCGCTCTGGAAGTACTTTTGCGGGTCGCTTTGTGGTGACTAAGAATAGCCCTACCGTCACCCTGCGCTACCTTGGCGACAGCTCTATTAGCAGTATTCCTATAAACTCTGTTGTTGTCCATCTAGGAAATCGCAACCCAGATGAGCCAAGTAAGCTAAAACCCATTCTCGGCACCTTTAACACCGCCATTAAATATCCCGCCCTAGCCAAAATCTTCGACGGTGTGGCTCCGGCGGACATTAAGGCAGACCCCCGCGACAATACGGGTGAGTTCCTTATTCCTAACGAGGCGGCCACGGGTGTAACCATTAATTCCCAGCGTTTTCCCAATCGCCTCAATCAAATTATTGACTTTGCGGGCAATGCCCGGAATGTGGCCTTTTTGGACAATACCCTGTTTAATGGCCGCGAGGAAATGGCCGTGCGGGAAATGGACTTTGACCTCGACCTGCTGCGGCGTACCCCCATTGGGGGTGACACATGGCTGCCGATGGGGGGCATTGTCTATGCCTTCCGCGAAGATGCCGTGCGCGAAGATGGCATTGCTCGGCCCGCGGTCAGTGGTCAAAACTGGATGAATACCAATCCAGCCGCGCCTCACGATCCGACATTGGCGGCCAATGGCATTTCCACAAAACCGGTGGACTTCTTCCCCGATCCCATGCGCCGTCCCAATGGCTTCCGCCTCTGGAATGGCGTGCGCCTCGATCGCCAAGGCATTAGTGCCGATCGCAACATTGCGGGCTTGTCGTTTATTAGTGATAACCCTGTGTATATCCAAGGGCACTTTAACTGGCATAGTACCAATGGCAGCACCAGCGAAGCGAACCGCATCGAAGAGTTTACCCAAAAACTACCCAACGACTTTGGTCCCACAGACTTCTACAACAACCGCACCACCCTCGACAGTCGCTTTGCCCGCCCCGCCTCAGATACCTGGCGCCCCACAGAAATTATCGGAGATGCTGTCACCATCCTCTCGAATAACTTCTGTAATGGCTCTGCCAACGATTACTTTGCCCAAGCCTACAACGATAACATCCGAGGGTACGGCAATTCGTCACCGGAAAACGTGGCCACAAACTATACCCAAGAAACAGCGAACAATGCGCGGGTGAACAATCCCGCCAATACGCCGATCTATACGACCTGTGCCACCAGCGCTAACCTGCGCACCTCGTTCCTCAATGCCAACCGCCCCAGCGCCGATCTGCCGGAGAATTCCGTTTGGCTGCGGGAAAGCCCCTTTGACCCCAGCTCCCCCATTTTTGTGGATCGCAATGGCACACCATGGGCGGTGAATCATACTAACGGTGCGCGAGTTGATCGCACTTACAATGCCTATTACGATTTCACGAACGGGCGATCGTTGATTTCCCCAGCCGATACTCGCGTCAATGCCGTGCTGATCAGCGGGGTTGTGCCCTCCCGCCCCACCCAGTCCTACGGCGGCATGCATAACTTCCCGCGCTTCCTTGAAGCATGGGGCAACCTCTGGATTCAGGGAGCCTTTATTCAGCTCAACTTTTCCACCCAAGCGACAGGTCCCTTTGATCAAGACCAGTGGGAAGTTCCCGCAACCGATGCCTGTCGCGATGTCAACACCGCCTTTAACTGTGCTGCCAACACAGCCGAGCGCATTAACTACTATGGTGCACCTGCTCGGCGCTGGGGCTACGATGTTGGCCTCCAGCTAGCGCCCGCCGGGCCGGTTGCTAGCCGCTTTATTACCCCCGCCCGCCAACGCAGCGAGTACTACACTGAATTGCCTGCCGATGATCCGTACATTCTGCGGCTGCGCTGTGCCCAACGCCCAGGCGGCGGCGGCAGGGTAGATCCCAGCGTTACGGGTTGCCCCGCCTAA